TTGCGTGGCTTTGATGTAGAAGTAGTATGCTACGATATTAAAGATAATGTTGGCGATGCCAATGCCAAGCAAGTTGGTTTAAAGGAGTTTCAAGAAAAAGCAGATGTAGTGAGCTTACATACGCCACAAACACCGCTAACGCTAAACATGGTAGATGCTAATTTTATCAATCAGTTTAAAAAACCATTTTGGTTTATTAATACGGCAAGAGGTAAAAGTGTTGTTACTAAAGATCTGGTTGCTGCGTTGCAATCTGGTAAAATTTTGGGTGCCGGACTCGATGTTTTGGAATACGAAAAAGATTCGTTTGAAAACCTGTTTAAGGCAGCCGATTCTTCAAGTACAGTTGAAAAGGGTTTGTTAAGGGAAGTTGAAGCTACTGAACCTTTTCAATATTTAATAAATGCCCAAAATGTGTTGCTCTCTCCGCATGTGGCAGGCTGGACAGTTGAAAGCAAAGAAAAACTGGCGCAAATAATAGTCAATAAAATAAAAGCGAAATTTTGTTAACTTTAGATTTATAAAGTTGACAGCATGCAGTATAAA
This genomic stretch from Flavobacteriaceae bacterium GSB9 harbors:
- a CDS encoding 2-hydroxyacid dehydrogenase, yielding MKILHLDTNHQLLIDQLNELNFKNDEDYTSTKAEVEAKIEDYEGIVLRSRFAIDKQFLDAAKNLKFIGRVGAGLENIDCEYAEQKDVFLISAPEGNRNAVGEHALGMVLSLFNKLNKADNEVRQGQWLREDNRGIELDGRTVGIIGYGYMGKAFAKKLRGFDVEVVCYDIKDNVGDANAKQVGLKEFQEKADVVSLHTPQTPLTLNMVDANFINQFKKPFWFINTARGKSVVTKDLVAALQSGKILGAGLDVLEYEKDSFENLFKAADSSSTVEKGLLREVEATEPFQYLINAQNVLLSPHVAGWTVESKEKLAQIIVNKIKAKFC